The genomic DNA CTAACCTTATATCGATAGCCTCTTAAATGTTCTTGAAAAGATGAACATAAACATTTTtgtctgatgagagaaacaCTCATAAGTAGtttatctatatgggttggagACCTAtccataatatattaatttattattcgaTTCAttaacgaaataataaatgatatttctgcTTTTACACAAACATatcctcatatttattataaatatctaaataagtTCATAACCTTTATGTTTTAacaaattactttaattatgttttaatctttattatgataacaactaatataatatagaactaatataatatagagatctctataatatatatactcaaataattgaaataattccaacaatggAATCATATACCAACTCCGACTTTTCAAGGTAATTGATTTCGCCGCTGGCGGGAAATATCCAGCAGCAGcttagttttttgttttttttttgcatttttgaattttgattccgATTTATTTATCATAGTTAATCCCTGATCTAGAGTTATGTCAACGGTTGATTAAATCCGGTAGATGAGAGCCAAGAAATGCAAAACCGTAGAGAAATTTTAGAGGGTATGATAAGATTTACCCTTTTGTGTAGTAAATCGATTAACTGACATAACCATGTCGACCGACCTGGATAACTTGTCTATTGTATACACGATTCCACAATTTCAGGTGAAGTTAGTGTTTCTTCCTCAGGAAATTAAGTGGTGCCAATTGGATGAGAATGATTGGCAGAGAATGTGGCGAAGCAATTGGAGGAAGTGAATGATAAGGCGAAGATGATGTCGACGAATGTTTGTGATGTTTTGATAAAGAATCGACGGTATAAGGAACCAgagaataaacattttaataaagcAAGTAATACTGATCCCAAAAAACTCTTTTACCATTGGCATTGTGGGCAGAATGgaacatttaatttaaatcgtTAATAAATTACGAACTCCATTATACAGATGATAAGACTTTTTATTCGAGTAATATACCGATGATAAGACTTTTTATTCGAGTAAGAATTTTCTTTAGATTCAATGGGCCGCTTTGACTCACAGGTCACAGTAAGAACCGTTCAGTGTGGGTTGAAACCAGACTTCTAAATACAGTTTGACCTAATCTAACTCCTAATTAGAGTAGTAAGGCTAGAGGTGTCGGTAGACCATTCAATCGTCGGTGCGGGTTGAAATcagaattttttatataaatttcatatAGAGAAACCTTGATTCGTTTCAACtttcaaaaaaacaataatttttacacataattgtttttaatcatAACTAACTATGTGTAAAAATATATCTAAGTTTATTTAACTTACTTGTtgtcaattttttaaaagaagaaaCGAAATAGTTTCTCTCCACCTATTGTAaatatgagatttttttataacagAGTTCCTGCCTTCGTATCAGGGACGAATCTAttgtaaaaaacatttttacaaTAAACACGTTACATtcccttaatttttaaaaaaacagtcaatataatttactattttgtttatctaattcacgttatttatttaagccactttcatttttttttaagccTACCCGACCTCTGACTCTTGGGTATGTCCATGAAGTAATCAATAGTTAGATTAGGTCAACCCTTATCTAGAAGCCTGATATCAACCCGCACCGGTTTGGTCCGCTCTATGACCCGCGAGCCAAACTGGCATATAATCTTTAAGGCCTTTTGGGCTTATTTGCATTTGGGCTTTTTAAAATAAGAGAATACATATTTATTGATACTTGATTAGTAGACTGACTGTCTTTATTAACCTTTCAAGTCTCTAATTGCAGAACAAATATATTGCAATGTATGAATAGATAGATAGTTCTTTAAGTCTCTTATGATACTTCCTTTTCTTTGTCACTTTATAAAAACCCactaaaaatcctaaaataacatcaaacaatctaatataatataagaaaataaggATAAGTTGGGTAGTGGGAACTACTACTACTATAGATTTATTCCTCATTTTCTTTTAGACTAGATCATAGGCCATCATCTATTCTTActctatatattaatattaatatatctaatCCACCACCGCCGCTACCCGACAACTTAAGCAATCCTCCtcttttgactttttttttttttatttgctttTCTTCACATCCATCCATTACTCAATCTATCCAAAGCAGCCAAATTCAAGTAACAAAtctaaactttttaaaaaatcaatgaaatcaagaaagatatattattattattattattattattattactattaacCAATCAACAAATCAATGAAACCAAGCaaaatagattattattattattattacttcaccctcttcttcttctttttttttttgtattctaTCCTTCCATTCCATTCCTTCCAAACCAGAAGAACATGCCAAGTGATTGCTTTTGACCAAgcaatatgaatattaataatagtacAAAGGAAGGATGAATGGAAAGAAAATCATATCATATGTAAACCAACCAACCAAAcatgaaacaaacaaacaaacaaaccgaCTTTTGCATGCTCCTAAATTATTCAcagtaatatttatatatatattttacctcATTAACCATCTTTTGGCATGCTCCATTTTCCTTCTTCCTTACCACCCCGGGAATTTACAAGAGATTTGCCCACAGCAGAGAATTTACAATTGGAAGATGCCTGCCAGACCGCCCATTCATTCATCACGCAGTGTGTGTGAAATTGATAACCGCCCTGTTCAGTCTGTCCAGAATGTTACCCGCTTTCCTCTTAGCCCTCGAGCTCCCATCTCTAGCAAGTTGCGATATCGTCCCATAACTGCTCTCCTCTTCCCTCATCTCCTTCCATTTAGTCCTGTCGCTGAAACATATCGTGTGCAGGATAGCAATGCAGTTCTCCTTGCTCCTGTCGCAAGGATTCTCCCTTATTATCTTCAGCAAGCAAGGAACCCCGTCCGATTCTATAATCTCCTCCACAGCCTTTGGACTGCTAGAAAGCATTGCCAATATGGCCAACAACTCGTCAACTTGTATCCTGCTCATTATCTTCTTCAGTATCACTCTCACGCCCCCGTCCCTAACCGCCCTCACCTTGTTATCGTGCAGTATGCACAGATTAAAAATAGCCGAAGCAACGTCCTTCATGGCTAGAGGGTGCCCATCCTCTAACAGCTCTATCAGCGGTTTCAGGGCACCCGACTTTCCTATCAGTGCCTTGTTTGAGTCTAAGGCAGACAGCGTGAAGAGGGCTGCAGCCGCGTTGCTTTTTGTTTCTATTGTACCGCATTTTAAAGCGTCCATTAGAAGGGGAATCACCGTAGGCATCTCCGCCACACACTTCTTGTTGTTGTCGTGGATTGACAGGTTTAGGAGGGTTGTGATCAAATCCTCCTGGAGATCGGGTTGAATATCGTTAAATGACTTGCTTTTAGAGAGCGGGCTTAGCAGTTGACCTATCGCACTTGTGGACTCCCCGAATAGAGCACGAAATGAAGGCATCCTCTTTGTTAGTGACCTGAGCTGCCTGGCCGCATCCTTCTGATCCGGTAATGATGCTGACATCTTGTCGAGTAGAGCTACAAAGTGTTCCCTGTCTGCATCGGTCAAGCCATCCTCATTTGGATCATAAACAGGGTGCGGAATTTTCATCCCATGGCTATTGCACCATTGTGAAATCATATCGCGTATCAAAACATTGGGTGTAAGGATTGTGTGCGATAAGACCTGTTGAGTTTTGGGACAGGTTCTGTGTCCTGCTTTTAGCCATCTCTGTATGAAGGCTCTATCATACGTCTGTAAACAATCCAATTTCAGAATTAAGTCAACAAATTAACCATAAAGCAATCGATCTTCTTCCAAACACCATTAATAAATACAGTTTTATCCAAAGGATTGAACAAGAAAACAAACCAGATCTCCTACCGTTCTGGATGATTAAAACAAAGGGTTACTGATAATTGAAGTCCAATTGATCAAATTGTACCGCAATTTTAGTGTATCAAATATTAAACCCTACCAGTCTGTTTAATTTCAAATCAGCAAAgatattaacaaaatatgaacaaaattgTAGCAGTGTAGTCATTCCAACCACAAAATTTGAAGACACTTTAGATGGATAGAATCAATCCAAAACGCTGGAGCTACGAATACTGTAACTGTAACCACTAAAGAGATTTCACTACGACGAAACACAGTTCAATCAAAACCTGACATGATAATGAAGGAAGGTGTAACCAACCTGACCGGTGGAAAGAATGACAGGATCTCTCATGAGTTCTCTGGAGATAGGGCAACGAAATTCTTCTGGACATGAAAGTGATTCCTGAAGTTTCAGATCCACCGGTTTCTTCGACTTCATTTCCTTCAACAAGGAAAGTGCATGAGTGGCTCGATCAACGGAATCGGCGCTGAAATCATCGTCATCGACGATGGCGCGAACAAGTCTCTGCAACTCCTTCTTTAACTCCGTCGCCTTGGCGACGACCATCGGCGGATCTCCGTCGAAAACCGCCGTTTTCGCCATCCGGAAACCGCTTCTGCTGCGGTTATTTTGGTTTGTTGAAGGTGCAGATCAAGTCAAGAAAGAAGCCGGAATTGGAAAACAACATCAGAGTTTTTCCTCCTCCTCGTCGGTGCCGCGAATGGTGAAACAGAGAGTGAGAGTCCTCTGCTTCATCACCCTTTCGTGTAACACTTGTATTCCATTTCCTctctctctcctttctctctctatatatctaTCTGTCTCTCTTTCTCGACCTTCCCtctcctctctttctctctcacacagTCACACACACATACTCTTTCTCTCTGTCATATAAATGTGGGACGGAAGAAGAGAaagcattttaaaaaaaaaagattgataGTGAGCATCATCCATATTATTCTTgtgataatttttatatctaGTTTGGTTGtgaataattcatatttataaatttaaaaaatatatattttcaaatttaatatcttacaattttcatatattaatataaataattataaatatatttgttttaactaTTTATTAGATTTGAATTGGGGCTCCCACATCTTTGGGTACGTGTTAGAAATGGTGTCAGAACATGACAACTGGCATAACGCGGGAACTACCTATGGGTCCCATCTATCCTTTCTCTCTATTTTTTACgaattacataattattaattactgctgtaatttgtttttaataaaattgttttcgctgcattaatttttataactgTTAcgatttattagtattttgtatttttgtaaataGATATTGACATAATAAATTCgtagatattgaaatttatgACTACTTTATCTTACTTGGATTCTTTATAATCACACTTTtctatattttatctttaatagaaaatagaaattgtatattagttcatgtaatttaattaaaactaaaaaaaagataaatattaatcatataaCATAATTGTATTATTAGTCTTCAATATTAGTTTTTCAGATATctttcttcaaaattttgattaagttagaataataatattatagtacATTTAGGTAAGCAAGAGAATAAAATTAACACGAATGACGTGTCATTTCTTTAACCACTCAAAGAATCTTTAACACAGCATACATAGTATACATGTTAATTTTCTTGTCTATTATTCTTGTCTTCTATATATATCCTTTCtcgttttataattttaaaaaattaaaataatttttcttataaatatggTCAAAATCATGTTGTCTGCactaattaagttatattagcTTGATTATTTGTCATTCTCAAGATAATAACccaattctaaataataatttttaaaaataattatttatttatacataaagtGAGTTTTGTGACGTGGTGTGCTTTTAATGGTTAAAGCATGGACAAACACCATATGAGTGTTGACTAACTAAAGAGTTAAAGATGAGGCGTATAATTAAATAGGGGTTTTAGTTTAGTGTAGACGACGTGTATTAATTAGTATACTTGAAAcagtattataatatatattatttaacagaCAGTTACTTTTGCCATTTTATAATATGGATATAtgcaacatatatatatatattaaagataatttattattaagataattctcatcatataatttattaataaacattGTATACAATGCAgttttaatcaaatcaaatctaattattttagtcaaatctaattagtaaaagataataatatctaatcaaatctaattattttaatcatattattgatattactataatcttattatataatatttaatatatatttaatgaattttatagGAATCACTTATATTTacaacatattttaactttaaataatgCATTTGTTTGACACCATCTTATCACACAAAAAtgcatttgttttattattgacTCATTTTCAACTATAGGTTTcccttttataaattttataaagaacATGTACGTGTCAAACTCAAGCAcctttgattttaaataactcatgaAACGTTACATCTCATCAATAACTCATTTGTATAgcaatatttttacaaaatagtTTAAGGGGAGAAATGTTTAAAGTTTGAACatttatattaatgtaattttaaattaataaatttgtaactAATAatgctttattattattttaagactCTCAAGTGATAAGAATCGTATCTAATAAACCAAATATCATgaattcaattttcaataaaaatatcttaaactAAAGTTGAGAAATGATTCGTTTCGTAAGGATTATACTAGtttcctaaattcaaaaaatatatatatattttatgattaaagtattcaacttaatttgtatttttctccaatatatatatatgggcttgattgatttaatttatttggccttaaacactaatataattatgataatattcaatttttgtaATCGCTccagtttatttaattatttgttatatttttttcaacttaCTACCGAAATACTCGTGTAggtttgatttttctaaaaaaatacttgcaatcttatatttttatgatttgttTGTCAAAGAGTCTAACTTTGTGTGTTCAAATTTGATTgatactaaaattaattaatatcaattgAAGTGACAAGTGATGCtagtctaatttaaaaaataaattagtaacaaataaaaataagtattgtAACTACCCTAAAATGCAATTTAATATTAACAAGGAGGTTCAGTGCAATTTTGTGTAggtgtttgattttttttattttttattttttcttgatgATTTAGGTGCATTACCCCATAATCATTATACGCACTTCAACTTAAGGCGttttaagtgaaaatcgaaCTCGTGATATTTGGTTTCTCAGAAACCACTCTTCCTATTTGAGTTACCTACTagattaacaaatatttttttttattttagatgaaTGAAATTATATGCTTTTTAgtttatcaatatataattactcttagtattattattatctttgtattatttattagtataaactaagttaatataaataatactacgatagaatctatttatttgtatataaattagtattaaaattattatctttatataatcaattaagaATAGTTAAGCTAGTTAAAGtaaatcaatattataagaTATAATGTTAAAAGATATATTGCATTCAACttaatgatatattaaatataaaatgtcattaattattaaaataatattaaatcagtataaaaatgtaaaaaataataatcagtATTTAGAGATAACAcataatcaaaaattaaaaagattggTTGTACAATTAAATTGAACTAATTAACCAAATTTGGGGTGGTTGGGTCGGTGAATTATAGTCCCAGATGAGTATATTTAATTGCATGAATTTTCTCATCATgataaataatagaataattataatatatatatatataattgttcatCCCATTGCCTTTTTCTTGGAATGGGATGTGTGTGTAGGTGGGGTTAAGATGGAATTATGGATATAATGttgaataaaattgaaaagtttGTTAAGCATTCCCTTtcattaatgacattttataccattatatattatatgtggGAAAAAAAGTAAATGTCAATCAAAATAATGTAACAAAAAGGAAAACAATGCAAAATTGACCCATTTGTTATCTATAGATAGAGTATTATTCatgtttttaaaactaaaattatgagtaattattattgatatttttattttattttttaaagttactATGAATTTCTATCATAATATGACTAATTCATTagatattttcttcaaaaaaaggtcaaaaataaaagaaatttattattattatttactataaattaaataataaataatatttatatatatattatataattagttaactacatttaaactaaataaaaacaattcactaaaaatatatatattaatcagaatctaattatttattgaatctaataattaaaaataccaaataataataatacaattttaaaatggGGACATGAAAATTAATAGTCATATtggtataataaataaattagaagaaTAGTacgtaataatttaattataatataaataatgaaaataataataattttaaactcaTCAATCTTCAAAATTGTGTCTTTTTTTTATCcctatattataattttattttatatatcaacaaaatattatataatttaaattgttttttatctttaaataaaaaaaaaaacttaatttattttatacttaatttaaattatttgttatctttaaataaacaaacttaatttatttagtttaggttgaaaaatataactatataatCTTAATCTAAACTTAATAACTTTAATCTTTTACacaaatattctttataattgaattactaaatcattttcaatgattattagtattaatatattattatttttattcaaaattaatataactagtcttttattttaatcaaaacttaattaattaaggtgtTTATGTCAATTTTGTAAACGAAATGAAACTAATACTACTCACGAAGTATTTTGTAGGAAAATCGAATTTAGAAAGCAAGAAAATGACCTACTATTTTGTCATTCAAGAGTTTGATATGAACTATCTACAATTATATAGTCATATTTCcattacaattaattataattacattTCATATTTCCAATTATTAACTAAACAGAGAACTGAAATTTCATCTCAATTAGTTCATCTTTATTTGTTGGATCCTCATATTAAATGGATATTAAtattgtgttaaaaatattcataatcataaataatgactattataaaatcttaaacgattttattttaatgtattctttgtgtttattaataaaaatgatatataatatcataaaaataaaatataagtacaCTTTGAATGCCTTATTAATTAAGGGGTTGTGTGAACATATACTTTCCCCAAGTAAGACCGGCCGGTCCATAATCATGATAATAGaattgtaacaaaaaaaaagaagtaattaTATCCTCTCAATTCAATCATTACATATATCTTACATGAAATTGGCGGAAATATTGGTACAATGCAAAAGGTGGCATAAATTGCAAAAATCAcgctatatatattaatattaaataaaagttactataaattattttataattatatatatatatatatatatatatatatatatatatatatatatatattgtatttaacaaatatttatttaatagaaaaaataagtttatctCAGATCATATGGTTGTTTATCTTGATCAGTACTACAAGGCAATTCAATCTCAAATAaggtatttaattaattaactcatcccccttttactttatgtttaGCGTAACAATTAAGCAATAAACCTTATCattattaaatgttttgtttattttatttaattatagcacaataaacaatatattatttaaagttaaaggAATTGCAGTGCATTTCAGTCTTTGAATTGAACACGACAATGCCTTGTTACTTATTAGTTGGTGTAGAAAATATGTACCTTTTTCTTCTTGATGATTCGATTTTGATAGGATtatcactt from Impatiens glandulifera chromosome 9, dImpGla2.1, whole genome shotgun sequence includes the following:
- the LOC124914223 gene encoding U-box domain-containing protein 9, which translates into the protein MAKTAVFDGDPPMVVAKATELKKELQRLVRAIVDDDDFSADSVDRATHALSLLKEMKSKKPVDLKLQESLSCPEEFRCPISRELMRDPVILSTGQTYDRAFIQRWLKAGHRTCPKTQQVLSHTILTPNVLIRDMISQWCNSHGMKIPHPVYDPNEDGLTDADREHFVALLDKMSASLPDQKDAARQLRSLTKRMPSFRALFGESTSAIGQLLSPLSKSKSFNDIQPDLQEDLITTLLNLSIHDNNKKCVAEMPTVIPLLMDALKCGTIETKSNAAAALFTLSALDSNKALIGKSGALKPLIELLEDGHPLAMKDVASAIFNLCILHDNKVRAVRDGGVRVILKKIMSRIQVDELLAILAMLSSSPKAVEEIIESDGVPCLLKIIRENPCDRSKENCIAILHTICFSDRTKWKEMREEESSYGTISQLARDGSSRAKRKAGNILDRLNRAVINFTHTA